The Brachyhypopomus gauderio isolate BG-103 chromosome 12, BGAUD_0.2, whole genome shotgun sequence genome window below encodes:
- the crtc1b gene encoding CREB-regulated transcription coactivator 1b isoform X1 — protein MATSNNPRKFSEKIALHNQKQAEETAAFEEVMKDLSITRAARLQLQKTQYLQLGQNRGQCYGGSLPNVNQIGNSNIDLPFQTTVLDTSRTSRHHGLVDRVYRDRNRITSPHRRPLSVDKHGRQIDSCPYGSVYLSPPPDTSWRRTNSDSALHQSAMNPAPQDSFVGGSQELQPKRVLLLTPPDTEEPEGEMEKDDQKASLCPKSHDVPGINIFPSPDQELTTSLMPAAHNTGGSLPDLTNIQFPPPLPTPLDPDDPVAFPTASGSTGNLSSNLTHLGIGVPASPPALSGPAQHVPPTLALNIDAQQPQPSCPQQLSPTLSPTLSPQMSITQPMAVDGMSLEQQLSQYSLLSLLSDLQKQQQTLPQSIRLIQLPPLTVTSAAPPSLSSQSPTATSAPISSQYRSQTGSPANQSPTSPVSNQGFSPGGSPQHIPVVGSIFGDAFYEHQLASRQTNALSHQLEQFNMNMIENPSSSNSHYNQCSTLNYTQAAMMGLTGSHGNLQDTQQLGYSNHGNIPNIILTVTGESPPSLSKELSSSLAGVGDVSFDADSQFPLDELKIDPLTLDGLHMLNDPDMVLADPATEDTFRMDRL, from the exons ATGGCGACCTCAAACAATCCGCGGAAATTTAGCGAGAAAATCGCTCTGCACAATCAGAAGCAGGCGGAGGAGACTGCGGCGTTTGAAGAGGTTATGAAGGACCTGAGTATTACTCGAGCAGCGCGG TTGCAGTTACAGAAGACCCAGTATTTGCAGCTAGGCCAGAATCGTGGTCAGTGCTATGGAGGTTCACTGCCCAATGTCAATCAGATTGGAAATAGCAACATTGACCTGCCTTTTCAG ACTACCGTTTTGGACACCAGCCGAACGAGCCGGCACCACGGCTTGGTGGACCGTGTGTATCGTGACAGGAACCGGATCACCTCTCCGCATCGCCGGCCTCTGTCTGTTGACAAACACGGGCGTCAG ATTGATAGTTGTCCCTACGGCTCTGTGTATCTCTCGCCTCCCCCCGACACCAGCTGGAGAAG GACAAATTCAGACTCCGCCCTGCATCAGAGCGCCATGAATCCCGCCCCGCAGGACTCTTTCGTCGGAGGCTCCCAGGAACTACAGCCAAAACGAG TCCTGTTGCTCACCCCTCCAGATACAGAGGAACCTGAAGGAGAAATGGAGAAAGATGACCAGAAGGCATCACTCTGTCCCAAATCCCACGACGTTCCAGGGATTAA CATATTCCCGTCGCCTGACCAAGAGTTGACCACCTCCTTGATGCCTGCTGCGCACAACACAGGGGGCTCCCTGCCCGACCTCACCAACATCCAGTTCCCCCCACCGCTGCCGACACCGCTGGACCCAGACGACCCGGTGGCCTTCCCCACCGCCTCGGGCAGCACGGGCAACCTGAGCAGCAACCTCACCCACCTGGGCATCGGCGTGCCCGCCTCTCCCCCGGCGCTGAGTGGACCGGCCCAACACGTTCCGCCCACCCTGGCGCTGAACATCGACGCGCAGCAGCCTCAGCCGTCCTGCCCCCAGCAGCTGTCCCcgactctctctcccactctctcaccTCAAATGTCCATCACCCAG CCCATGGCGGTGGACGGCATGTCCCTGGAGCAGCAGCTGTCTCAGTACTCCCTCCTCAGCCTGCTGAGCGACCTACAGAAGCAGCAGCAGACGCTGCCTCAAAGCATCCGCCTCATCCAGCTGCCTCCGCTCACCGTCACCTCCGCCGCCCCGCCCTCACTGTCCAGCCAGTCGCCCACGGCCACCAGCGCCCCCATCAGCTCG CAGTATCGCAGTCAGACTGGGTCTCCGGCCAACCAGTCCCCGACCTCCCCCGTCTCCAACCAGGGCTTCTCACCTGGAGGCTCGCCGCAA CACATTCCCGTGGTGGGGAGCATCTTTGGCGACGCGTTCTATGAGCACCAGCTGGCCTCCAGACAGACCAACGCTCTGTCCCATCAG CTTGAGCAGTTCAACATGAACATGATCGAGAACCCGAGCAGCTCTAACAGCCATTACAACCAGTGCTCCACACTCAACTACACGCAGGCGGCCATGATGGGTCTGACTGGGAGCCACGGCAACTTGCAGGACACCCAGCAACTAGGCTACAGTAACCATGGCAACATTCCTAACATTATTCTCACAG TGACCGGCGAGTCTCCACCCAGCCTCTCCAAGGAGCTGAGCAGTTCGCTGGCCGGCGTGGGCGATGTCAGCTTCGACGCAGACTCACAGTTCCCGCTCGACGAGCTGAAGATTGACCCGCTGACCCTCGATGGACTGCACATGCTCAACGACCCAGACATGGTGCTTGCCGACCCGGCCACTGAGGACACGTTCCGCATGGACCGGCTGTGA
- the crtc1b gene encoding CREB-regulated transcription coactivator 1b isoform X3 — translation MATSNNPRKFSEKIALHNQKQAEETAAFEEVMKDLSITRAARLQLQKTQYLQLGQNRGQCYGGSLPNVNQIGNSNIDLPFQTTVLDTSRTSRHHGLVDRVYRDRNRITSPHRRPLSVDKHGRQIDSCPYGSVYLSPPPDTSWRRTNSDSALHQSAMNPAPQDSFVGGSQELQPKRVLLLTPPDTEEPEGEMEKDDQKASLCPKSHDVPGINIFPSPDQELTTSLMPAAHNTGGSLPDLTNIQFPPPLPTPLDPDDPVAFPTASGSTGNLSSNLTHLGIGVPASPPALSGPAQHVPPTLALNIDAQQPQPSCPQQLSPTLSPTLSPQMSITQPMAVDGMSLEQQLSQYSLLSLLSDLQKQQQTLPQSIRLIQLPPLTVTSAAPPSLSSQSPTATSAPISSHIPVVGSIFGDAFYEHQLASRQTNALSHQLEQFNMNMIENPSSSNSHYNQCSTLNYTQAAMMGLTGSHGNLQDTQQLGYSNHGNIPNIILTVTGESPPSLSKELSSSLAGVGDVSFDADSQFPLDELKIDPLTLDGLHMLNDPDMVLADPATEDTFRMDRL, via the exons ATGGCGACCTCAAACAATCCGCGGAAATTTAGCGAGAAAATCGCTCTGCACAATCAGAAGCAGGCGGAGGAGACTGCGGCGTTTGAAGAGGTTATGAAGGACCTGAGTATTACTCGAGCAGCGCGG TTGCAGTTACAGAAGACCCAGTATTTGCAGCTAGGCCAGAATCGTGGTCAGTGCTATGGAGGTTCACTGCCCAATGTCAATCAGATTGGAAATAGCAACATTGACCTGCCTTTTCAG ACTACCGTTTTGGACACCAGCCGAACGAGCCGGCACCACGGCTTGGTGGACCGTGTGTATCGTGACAGGAACCGGATCACCTCTCCGCATCGCCGGCCTCTGTCTGTTGACAAACACGGGCGTCAG ATTGATAGTTGTCCCTACGGCTCTGTGTATCTCTCGCCTCCCCCCGACACCAGCTGGAGAAG GACAAATTCAGACTCCGCCCTGCATCAGAGCGCCATGAATCCCGCCCCGCAGGACTCTTTCGTCGGAGGCTCCCAGGAACTACAGCCAAAACGAG TCCTGTTGCTCACCCCTCCAGATACAGAGGAACCTGAAGGAGAAATGGAGAAAGATGACCAGAAGGCATCACTCTGTCCCAAATCCCACGACGTTCCAGGGATTAA CATATTCCCGTCGCCTGACCAAGAGTTGACCACCTCCTTGATGCCTGCTGCGCACAACACAGGGGGCTCCCTGCCCGACCTCACCAACATCCAGTTCCCCCCACCGCTGCCGACACCGCTGGACCCAGACGACCCGGTGGCCTTCCCCACCGCCTCGGGCAGCACGGGCAACCTGAGCAGCAACCTCACCCACCTGGGCATCGGCGTGCCCGCCTCTCCCCCGGCGCTGAGTGGACCGGCCCAACACGTTCCGCCCACCCTGGCGCTGAACATCGACGCGCAGCAGCCTCAGCCGTCCTGCCCCCAGCAGCTGTCCCcgactctctctcccactctctcaccTCAAATGTCCATCACCCAG CCCATGGCGGTGGACGGCATGTCCCTGGAGCAGCAGCTGTCTCAGTACTCCCTCCTCAGCCTGCTGAGCGACCTACAGAAGCAGCAGCAGACGCTGCCTCAAAGCATCCGCCTCATCCAGCTGCCTCCGCTCACCGTCACCTCCGCCGCCCCGCCCTCACTGTCCAGCCAGTCGCCCACGGCCACCAGCGCCCCCATCAGCTCG CACATTCCCGTGGTGGGGAGCATCTTTGGCGACGCGTTCTATGAGCACCAGCTGGCCTCCAGACAGACCAACGCTCTGTCCCATCAG CTTGAGCAGTTCAACATGAACATGATCGAGAACCCGAGCAGCTCTAACAGCCATTACAACCAGTGCTCCACACTCAACTACACGCAGGCGGCCATGATGGGTCTGACTGGGAGCCACGGCAACTTGCAGGACACCCAGCAACTAGGCTACAGTAACCATGGCAACATTCCTAACATTATTCTCACAG TGACCGGCGAGTCTCCACCCAGCCTCTCCAAGGAGCTGAGCAGTTCGCTGGCCGGCGTGGGCGATGTCAGCTTCGACGCAGACTCACAGTTCCCGCTCGACGAGCTGAAGATTGACCCGCTGACCCTCGATGGACTGCACATGCTCAACGACCCAGACATGGTGCTTGCCGACCCGGCCACTGAGGACACGTTCCGCATGGACCGGCTGTGA
- the crtc1b gene encoding CREB-regulated transcription coactivator 1b isoform X2 codes for MATSNNPRKFSEKIALHNQKQAEETAAFEEVMKDLSITRAARLQLQKTQYLQLGQNRGQCYGGSLPNVNQIGNSNIDLPFQTTVLDTSRTSRHHGLVDRVYRDRNRITSPHRRPLSVDKHGRQIDSCPYGSVYLSPPPDTSWRRTNSDSALHQSAMNPAPQDSFVGGSQELQPKRVLLLTPPDTEEPEGEMEKDDQKASLCPKSHDVPGINIFPSPDQELTTSLMPAAHNTGGSLPDLTNIQFPPPLPTPLDPDDPVAFPTASGSTGNLSSNLTHLGIGVPASPPALSGPAQHVPPTLALNIDAQQPQPSCPQQLSPTLSPTLSPQMSITQPMAVDGMSLEQQLSQYSLLSLLSDLQKQQQTLPQSIRLIQLPPLTVTSAAPPSLSSQSPTATSAPISSYRSQTGSPANQSPTSPVSNQGFSPGGSPQHIPVVGSIFGDAFYEHQLASRQTNALSHQLEQFNMNMIENPSSSNSHYNQCSTLNYTQAAMMGLTGSHGNLQDTQQLGYSNHGNIPNIILTVTGESPPSLSKELSSSLAGVGDVSFDADSQFPLDELKIDPLTLDGLHMLNDPDMVLADPATEDTFRMDRL; via the exons ATGGCGACCTCAAACAATCCGCGGAAATTTAGCGAGAAAATCGCTCTGCACAATCAGAAGCAGGCGGAGGAGACTGCGGCGTTTGAAGAGGTTATGAAGGACCTGAGTATTACTCGAGCAGCGCGG TTGCAGTTACAGAAGACCCAGTATTTGCAGCTAGGCCAGAATCGTGGTCAGTGCTATGGAGGTTCACTGCCCAATGTCAATCAGATTGGAAATAGCAACATTGACCTGCCTTTTCAG ACTACCGTTTTGGACACCAGCCGAACGAGCCGGCACCACGGCTTGGTGGACCGTGTGTATCGTGACAGGAACCGGATCACCTCTCCGCATCGCCGGCCTCTGTCTGTTGACAAACACGGGCGTCAG ATTGATAGTTGTCCCTACGGCTCTGTGTATCTCTCGCCTCCCCCCGACACCAGCTGGAGAAG GACAAATTCAGACTCCGCCCTGCATCAGAGCGCCATGAATCCCGCCCCGCAGGACTCTTTCGTCGGAGGCTCCCAGGAACTACAGCCAAAACGAG TCCTGTTGCTCACCCCTCCAGATACAGAGGAACCTGAAGGAGAAATGGAGAAAGATGACCAGAAGGCATCACTCTGTCCCAAATCCCACGACGTTCCAGGGATTAA CATATTCCCGTCGCCTGACCAAGAGTTGACCACCTCCTTGATGCCTGCTGCGCACAACACAGGGGGCTCCCTGCCCGACCTCACCAACATCCAGTTCCCCCCACCGCTGCCGACACCGCTGGACCCAGACGACCCGGTGGCCTTCCCCACCGCCTCGGGCAGCACGGGCAACCTGAGCAGCAACCTCACCCACCTGGGCATCGGCGTGCCCGCCTCTCCCCCGGCGCTGAGTGGACCGGCCCAACACGTTCCGCCCACCCTGGCGCTGAACATCGACGCGCAGCAGCCTCAGCCGTCCTGCCCCCAGCAGCTGTCCCcgactctctctcccactctctcaccTCAAATGTCCATCACCCAG CCCATGGCGGTGGACGGCATGTCCCTGGAGCAGCAGCTGTCTCAGTACTCCCTCCTCAGCCTGCTGAGCGACCTACAGAAGCAGCAGCAGACGCTGCCTCAAAGCATCCGCCTCATCCAGCTGCCTCCGCTCACCGTCACCTCCGCCGCCCCGCCCTCACTGTCCAGCCAGTCGCCCACGGCCACCAGCGCCCCCATCAGCTCG TATCGCAGTCAGACTGGGTCTCCGGCCAACCAGTCCCCGACCTCCCCCGTCTCCAACCAGGGCTTCTCACCTGGAGGCTCGCCGCAA CACATTCCCGTGGTGGGGAGCATCTTTGGCGACGCGTTCTATGAGCACCAGCTGGCCTCCAGACAGACCAACGCTCTGTCCCATCAG CTTGAGCAGTTCAACATGAACATGATCGAGAACCCGAGCAGCTCTAACAGCCATTACAACCAGTGCTCCACACTCAACTACACGCAGGCGGCCATGATGGGTCTGACTGGGAGCCACGGCAACTTGCAGGACACCCAGCAACTAGGCTACAGTAACCATGGCAACATTCCTAACATTATTCTCACAG TGACCGGCGAGTCTCCACCCAGCCTCTCCAAGGAGCTGAGCAGTTCGCTGGCCGGCGTGGGCGATGTCAGCTTCGACGCAGACTCACAGTTCCCGCTCGACGAGCTGAAGATTGACCCGCTGACCCTCGATGGACTGCACATGCTCAACGACCCAGACATGGTGCTTGCCGACCCGGCCACTGAGGACACGTTCCGCATGGACCGGCTGTGA